The following are encoded in a window of Carya illinoinensis cultivar Pawnee chromosome 15, C.illinoinensisPawnee_v1, whole genome shotgun sequence genomic DNA:
- the LOC122295808 gene encoding uncharacterized protein LOC122295808: MDRVDDYIKESIDHSLGLPVSTRTLDFKLQSSEEAQHRLRNRCLSLQTQLQEKEDVIEGVRAEASMNALALKKFVEENQNLAMECANLLCQRNKWERECSLYDRDREALMEFGNEADQRAKEAEIRVHELEEEVRRICDELQFYKHEYNMRAVDSSTEETVIENNLLESVLTTLIIKDDVASVHGFLEANSNHESCQTMLKMWNCLRPSTQKVLSLAAKVKTLEKDKECLRINLTRAEEEVKVLFEENNILNEENTRLLRQYQKERSHGSGSGSGGKHTGSASATAKSNKRKSIPKMSSPIEKKLDFNDLDLSRQPLSILQHNSPDPKMHQF; encoded by the exons ATGGACCGAGTCGACGACTACATCAAAGAATCCATTGATCACTCCCTAGGGCTCCCCGTATCCACGCGGACTCTGGATTTCAAGCTTCAATCCTCCGAAGAGGCACAGCACCGACTCCGCAACCGGTGCCTTTCCCTACAGACCCAATTGCAGGAGAAAGAAGACGTCATCGAGGGCGTTAGG GCTGAAGCGAGTATGAATGCGTTAGCATTGAAGAAGTTCGTGGAGGAGAATCAGAACTTAGCTATGGAGTGTGCAAATCTTTTATGTCAGCGTAATAAGTGGGAGAGGGAGTGCTCGCTTTATGATCGTGACCGCGAAGCCTTGATGGAATTTGGGAACGAGGCCGATCAGCGTGCCAAGGAGGCCGAGATTCGAGTTCATGAGTTAGAGGAGGAGGTCAGAAGGATTTGCGACGAATTGCAGTTCTACAAGCATGAATACAATATGCGTGCG GTTGATTCATCTACCGAGGAAACAGTTATAGAGAACAATTTACTTGAGTCAGTGCTAACAACACTGATCATTAAAGATGATGTTGCATCAGTACATGGTTTCTTGGAGGCCAATAGCAATCACGAGTCATGTCAAACGATGTTAAAAATGTGGAATTG CTTGAGGCCATCAACCCAAAAAGTCCTTTCATTAGCTGCTAAAGTGAAGACACTTGAGAAAGATAAGGAATGTCTAAGGATTAACCTTACTAGAGCTGAAGAGGAG GTAAAAGTGCTGTTTGAAGAAAATAACATACTGAATGAGGAGAATACAAGGTTACTGAGGCAATACCAGAAAGAAAGAAGCCATGGTTCTGGTTCTGGTTCTGGTGGGAAACACACCGGCAGTGCTTCTGCCACGGCCAAG TCAAACAAGCGAAAATCAATCCCCAAAATGAGCAGCCCCATTGAGAAGAAGCTTGATTTTAATGATCTAGATTTGTCAAGACAGCCCCTGTCAATCTTGCAGCATAACTCTCCTGACCCTAAAATGCACCAGTTCTAA
- the LOC122297737 gene encoding 28 kDa ribonucleoprotein, chloroplastic-like, which translates to MAVLRFLHSPSTDHFPSEHLSPTPLCNIPSTYNLSFSWSIPSLSLAYTHSLSVKSKRVKNFVLHFSSTAQEQALDSVSAQSKESKPVAEEFSRNRLIAQNIPWNCTVEDIRALFEKHGTVLDVELSMHNKIRNRGLAFVTMGSPEEALTALNNLESYELEGRTIKVNYARARKKKSYPSPRVQPKPVTFNLFVANLPFEARSKDLREFFGSESGNVVSAEVIFHENPRKSSGYGFVAFKSKKDADEALPAFQGKMFMGRPLRVARSKQFVKLRAEENVESGDTSIESTSSAEQADAADEN; encoded by the exons ATGGCGGTTCTTCGTTTTCTACACTCTCCCTCGACGGATCACTTTCCCTCCGAACACCTCTCCCCCACGCctttatgcaatattcctaGTACCTacaatctttctttttcttggtcTATACCCTCGCTCTCTCTCGCCTATACACATTCCCTTTCCGTCAAGAGTAAAAGAGTAAAGAACTTCGTCTTGCACTTCTCTTCCACCGCGCAAGAACAAGCTCTCGATTCTGTTTCAGcccaaagcaaagaatccaagcCAGTGGCCGAAGAGTTCTCCCGAAACAGATTGATTGCCCAGAACATACCTTGGAATTGTACCGTTGAAGACATTCGCGCTCTTTTTGAGAAGCACGGGACCGTGCTAGATGTGgag CTTTCTATGCATAACAAGATCAGAAATAGAGGTTTGGCGTTTGTCACTATGGGTTCACCTGAGGAGGCTCTTACGGCTCTCAATAATCTCGAATCGTAT GAGTTGGAGGGCCGAACTATAAAGGTCAATTATGCCAGGGCACGAAAGAAGAAATCTTACCCTTCCCCTCGTGTGCAACCAAAGCCAGTAACATTCAACTTGTTTGTGGCTAATTTGCCTTTTGAAGCAAGGTCTAAAGATCTTAGAGAGTTCTTTGGTTCAGAGAGTGGTAATGTTGTTTCTGCCGAAGTTATATTTCATGAAAATCCAAGAAAGTCCTCTGGGTATGGATTTGTGGCTTTCAAATCCAAGAAAGATGCTGATGAAGCTCTTCCTGCTTTCCAAGGGAAG ATGTTTATGGGAAGACCACTTCGGGTGGCACGGAGTAAACAATTTGTTAAACTACGAGCAGAGGAGAATGTAGAGTCTGGAGACACATCAATTGAGTCAACCTCTAGTGCGGAGCAAGCAGATGCTGCTGATGAGAATTGA